A genomic window from Colletotrichum destructivum chromosome 7, complete sequence includes:
- a CDS encoding Putative fructose-1,6-bisphosphatase class 1, fructose-1,6-bisphosphatase, active, whose protein sequence is MSAYTTNGTGQETEKINTNIVTLTRFLTEEQAKHKEATGDFTLLCHALQFSFKSIAYYIRRATLVNLTGLAGSSNTTGDDQKKLDVISNDLFIEAMRSSGKCALLVSEEEEDVIFFKDATGARYAVACDPIDGSSNLDAGVSVGTIFGIHKLPDGSTGTKEDILKPGTELLAAGFTMYGASAQLVITMRGGTVNGFTLDNGVGEFILTHPDMRLPKARAIYSVNEGNSLYWEDSTNNYFNSLKTPQENGKPYSARYIGSMVADAYRTLLYGGVFAYPADKKSPKGKLRILYECAPMALVFENAGGQAVDSQMRRMLEVVPEHIHDRAGIFMGSFDEVEKVKKFHQ, encoded by the exons ATGTCGGCCTACACAACAAACGGCACCGGTCAGGAGACCGAGAAGATCAATACCAACATCGTCACCTTGACCCGCTTTCTTACGGAAGAGCAGGCCAAGCACAAGGAGGCCACCGGAGATTTCAC TCTTCTGTGTCATGCGCTGCAATTTTCCTTCAAGTCCATCGCATACTACATTCGTCGAGCTACCCTGGTCAACCTGACGGGTCTGGCCGGTTCCTCCAATACCACCGGCGATGaccagaagaagctcgatGTCATCTCCAACGACCTCTTCATCGAAGCCATGAGGTCCTCCGGAAAGTGCGCTCTGCTGGTgtcggaagaggaggaggatgtcATTTTCTTCAAGGACGCCACCGGTGCCCGCTACGCCGTCGCCTGTGACCCCATTGACGGCAGCTCCAACTTGGACGCTGGTGTGTCAGTCGGCACCATCTTCGGCATTCACAAGCTGCCTGATGGCTCCACTGGAACCAAGGAAGACATCTTGAAGCCGGGTACCGAGCTCCTGGCCGCTGGCTTCACCATGTACGGCGCCTCGGCTCAGCTTGTCATTACCATGAGGGGTGGTACCGTCAACGGCTTCACCCTTgacaacggcgtcggcgaaTTTATCCTAACCCACCCCGACATGCGTCTACCCAAGGCCCGCGCCATTTACTCGGTCAATGAGGGTAACTCGCTCTACTGGGAGGACAGCACCAACAACTACTTCAACTCGCTCAAAACCCCGCAAGAGAACGGCAAGCCGTATAGCGCACGTTACATCGGTTCCATGGTGGCTGACGCGTACCGCACGCTGTTGTACGGTGGCGTGTTCGCCTATCCGGCGGATAAGAAGAGCCCCAAGGGCAAGCTCCGTATCCTGTACGAGTGTGCGCCCATGGCTCTGGTGTTTGAAAACG CTGGTGGTCAGGCCGTAGACAGCCAAATGAGGAGGATGCTGGAGGTGGTGCCTGAGCATATTCACGACCGGGCCGGTATCTTTATGGGCAGcttcgacgaggtcgagaaggtcAAGAAGTTCCATCAGTAA
- a CDS encoding Putative 3-oxo-5-alpha-steroid 4-dehydrogenase, probable O-methyltransferase UstE, whose product MSLLQSLLHLTNFKSPLLRTLVPAVSAAYAIQAAFALPSILAQNERFYDFSGSLTYLSVTALSLYLPALRAKYTPTLANASISMPSLLAPFTSPGGVGTLNWRQVVLSGAVIFWAVRLGSYLFQRILEEGKDSRFDEIKKSPARFAGAFFAQATWVSLCLMPVIALNAVPASAFAALPAVKASDALGLLVYVAGFAFEITADRQKSKWLRERREKAHDQQFMTSGLWSVSQYPNYFGEISLWTGIATAAAGTLVSQPIQVALGLSGGVAGLFTAAALSYVSPAFVSFLLLKVSGVPMSEKKYDKRYGDRKDYQEWKKITPKLFPKIL is encoded by the exons ATGTCGCTTTTACAGTCCCTCCTGCACCTCACAAATTTCAAGAGCCCCTTGCTGCGGACTCTGGTGCCCGCCGTCTCTGCAGCTTATGCCATACAAGCGGCCTTCGCTTTACCGTCGATCCTCGCTCAGAACGAACGCTTCTACGACTTCTCCGGCTCTCTCACTTACCTCTCCGTTACCGCCCTAAGCCTGTATTTGCCTGCCCTGCGTGCCAAGTACACGCCGACCCTTGCCAATGCTTCGATATCGATGCCCAGTCTTCTTGCGCCCTTCACGAGTCCTGGTGGCGTGGGAACACTGAACTGGAGACAGGTTGTCCTTAGTGGTGCTGTCATTTTCTGGGCTGTCAGAT TGGGGTCATATCTCTTCCAGCGTATCTTGGAGGAAGGCAAAGATTCCCGCTTCGACGAGATCAAAAAGTCACCGGCCAGGTTTGCcggcgccttcttcgcccaAGCCACCTGGGTCTCGCTCTGTCTCATGCCCGTCATCGCCCTGAATGCCGTTCCCGCCTCTGCATTTGCCGCTCTGCCGGCAGTCAAGGCCTCTGATGCCCTTGGCCTGCTCGTCTACGTCGCTGGTTTCGCATTCGAGATCACGGCTGATCGGCAGAAGAGCAAATGGCTGCGGGAGAGACGCGAGAAGGCTCACGATCAGCAATTTATGACCAGCGGTCTCTGGAGCGTCAG CCAATACCCCAACTATTTCGGTGAGATCTCTCTCTGGACAGGCATTGCCACCGCAGCGGCAGGTACTCTAGTCTCGCAGCCGATCCAGGTAGCACTTGGTCTCTCAGGCGGCGTAGCTGGGCTCTTTACCGCGGCGGCTCTGTCCTACGTTAGCCCAGCCTTTGTAAGTTTCCTCCTGCTCAAGGTCTCCGGAGTGCCCATGAGCGAGAAGAAGTACGACAAGCGCTACGGCGACCGCAAGGACTATCaggagtggaagaagatCACCCCCAAACTGTTTCCCAAGATCCTGTGA
- a CDS encoding Putative homoserine dehydrogenase, catalytic, aspartate/homoserine dehydrogenase, NAD-binding: protein MASPKQVFIAIIGAGGVGKSFLSQLETLASRRPSPKLNLVYISTSKKALYDASYSPIPIAGAIERLSIASQVPPALPQLADYLAAAPAKVVLVDNTSSQDVAEAYPVFLGRGISVVTPNKKAFSGSYKLWQDIFTAAESSGAKVYHESSVGAGLPVISTLKDLVDTGDRVTKIEGVFSGTMSFLFNSFAPTSGSGGKWSAEVAKAKELGYTEPDPRDDLNGLDVARKLTILARLAGLPVESPTSFPVQSLIPKELESCTSGDEFLQKLPEFDNQMEETKATAERQGKVVRFVGSIDVASRQVKVGLEQFDASHPIAALKGSDNIISFYTERYGSNPLIIQGAGAGGEVTAMGVTGDLIKVLGQIA from the exons ATGGCCTCACCCAAGCAAGTCTTCATCGCCATAATTG GTGCTGGCGGGGTTGGAAAGAGCTTCCTCTCACAGCTCGAGACGCTGGCCTCCCGACGGCCCTCCCCGAAGCTGAACCTGGTCTACATTTCGACCAGCAAGAAGGCATTGTACGATGCCAGCTACTCCCCGATTCCTATCGCTGGTGCCATTGAGAGGCTCTCCATCGCCTCTCAGGTCCCACCCGCTCTGCCCCAGTTGGCCGACTAtcttgctgccgcccccgccAAGGTCGTCCTTGTGGACAACACGAGCTCTcaggacgtcgccgaggcttACCCAGTCTTCCTCGGCCGTGGCATCAGTGTCGTTACCCCCAACAAGAAGGCATTCTCCGGCTCTTATAAGCTTTGGCAAGATATATTCACTGCCGCCGAGTCCTCTGGCGCCAAGGTCTACCACGAGTCCTCCGTCGGCGCAGGATTGCCCGTCATCTCGACCCtcaaggacctcgtcgacacgGGTGACCGCGTCACAAAGATCGAGGGTGTCTTCAGCGGCACCATgtccttcctcttcaactCGTTTGCTCCGACATCGGGCTCTGGCGGCAAGTGGTCTGCCGAAGTGGCCAAGGCCAAAGAGCTAGGCTACACGGAGCCCGACCCAAGAGACGACCTGAACGGCCTCGATGTTGCTCGCAAGCTAACCATTCTTGCGAGACTGGCAGGTTTGCCTGTCGAGTCGCCCACATCCTTCCCCGTCCAGAGCTTGATCCCAAAGGAGCTTGAATCCTGCACGAGTGGAGACGAGTTTCTGCAAAAGCTACCTGAGTTTGATAACCAGATGGAGGAGACCAAGGCGACCGCTGAGAGGCAGGGTAAGGTGGTCCGCTTCGTTGGTAGCATCGATGTCGCCAGCAGGCAGGTCAAGGTCGGCCTTGAGCAGTTCGACGCATCTCAtcccatcgccgccctcaaggGCAGCGATAACATCATTAGCTTCTATACGGAGCGATACGGGAGCAACCCCCTCATCAtccagggcgccggcgctggtGGCGAGGTGACGGCCATGGGTGTCACAGGCGACTTGATCAAAGTGTTGGGTCAGATTGCATGA
- a CDS encoding Putative complex I intermediate-associated protein 30 — MGFRRLAVIAVLGDGTYLTVKCRGHCWKQTPRCKVSNPSSSSTTTVCSWPPRTQPYRLETPTEAIHTERIFCIRLNPFIIGLTPTHCTNNYRDSIQRCSASLRTSNGETPVMAPDWKLFYLYGGDNPWDSSLWTDSDDRVRGGKSQSHLHCESPETAKFFGNLDITALGGAGFASQRTLGTLHLDLSQYDGLVLKVLQSDSKKYTLTIKDEILPPREDGRDQSTISWEYDFVSSTGEVKISWDDFKPTYRGRPKPDAEPLDVSNIKRISFMMRSFFGTQEGDFSLTVAYLAAFSNRPTSSNSDVAFEKDCTDGPSHAPGQYSRSSWLNWICGWVR; from the exons ATGGGTTTTCGG CGTCTGGCGGTAATTGCCGTTCTTGGTGACGGTACGTATCTCACCGTAAAATGTCGAGGACATTGCTGGAAACAAACACCGCGATGCAAAGTCAGCAATCcttcgtcatcttcaaccaCTACTGTCTGCAGTTGGCCGCCCCGAACGCAGCCCTACCGGCTAGAAACACCCACAGAAGCGATACATACAGAGCGGATCTTCTGCATTAGACTTAACCCCTTCATCATCGGCTTAACTCCAACTCACTGTACAAACAATTACCGAGACAGCATCCAAAGGTGCTCTGCCAGCTTACGGACCTCAAACGGGGAAACGCCCGTCATGGCCCCCGACTGGAAGCTGTTTTACCTTTATGGAGGCGACAA CCCCTGGGATTCAAGTCTCTGGACCGATTCCGACGACCGAGTGCGTGGCGGCAAAAGTCAGTCCCACTTACACTGCGAGTCACCCGAAACGGCCAAATTCTTCGGCAACTTAGACATCACGGCCCTGGGAGGAGCCGGCTTTGCATCCCAGAGAACACTCGGCACGCTCCACCTTGACCTGAGCCAATATGATGGGCTTGTCCTCAAGGTTCTGCAGAGTGACTCCAAAAAGTACACCCTCACTATCAAAGACGAGATTCTCCCTCCAAGAGAGGATGGCCGTGACCAAAGCACCATTAGCTGGGAGTATGATTTCGTCTCTAGTACTGGCGAGGTAAAGATCTCATGGGATGACTTCAAGCCCACCTACAGAGGCAGGCCCAAGCCCGACGCCGAACCTCTGGATGTTTCTAACATCAAGAGAATCAGTTTCATGATGCGAAG CTTCTTCGGCACTCAAGAGGGTGATTTCAGCCTGACTGTTGCGTATCTGGCCGCCTTCAGCAACCGGCCCACATCATCCAACTCCGACGTGGCGTTCGAGAAGGATTGCACTGATGGACCTTCCCATGCACCGGGTCAATACTCTCGGTCGTCGTGGCTGAATTGGATTTGCGGATGGGTTAGGTGA
- a CDS encoding Putative basic-leucine zipper domain-containing protein — protein sequence MSMFTMSQHHQYAYPATAPSPRAYSGHGTSSAFSSSANPDEDWTKISDLAERRRIQNRIAQRNYRKKLKRRLEDLERRAGQEGTTTAEKPAQTKTTKKSANKTHKTPVPTKTINQGQFTPPMHNDDEVFFAHHYEDGRERSNTPPFLAYSTYPPPEEMIMAPAYTTQPYTMGTTAEAYPGYLAAAVPVTLPPMNHFNDAIKRESYTSDDGLSPYMNYGYMSGIDMNASGSYDPTNPHTPPLSHSFEHSANCSDAGYEYPTTPLSMPGSPGMIQH from the exons ATGTCGATGTTCACCATGTCTCAACATCATCAGTACGCCTACCCGGCTACTGCTCCCTCCCCAAGGGCATACTCTGGACACGGCACCAGCAGCGCCTTCAGCAGCTCTGCAAACCCCGACGAAGACTGGACGAAGATCTCTGACCTTGCTGAGCGCCGGAGGATCCAGAACCGCATTGCCCAGCGCAACTACC gcaagaagctcaagagACGCCTGGAAGACCTCGAGAGACGAGCTGGCCAGGAAGGCACCACCACTGCTGAGAAGCCCGCGCAAACAAAGACCACCAAGAAGTCTGCCAACAAGACGCACAAAACACCAGTGCCGACCAAGACTATCAACCAGGGCCAGTTCACGCCTCCCATgcacaacgacgacgaggtttTCTTCGCCCACCACTACGAGGATGGCCGTGAGAGATCCAACACACCCCCATTCCTCGCATACTCTACCTACCCCCCGCCCGAAGAGATGATTATGGCTCCCGCATACACCACACAACCATACACTATGGGCACCACCGCCGAGGCATACCCGGGATATCTTGCAGCAGCGGTGCCAGTAACGCTACCGCCCATGAATCACTTCAACGACGCTATAAAACGCGAGTCGTACACaagcgacgacggcctgtCTCCTTACATGAACTACGGTTACATGTCCGGTATCGACATGAATGCTTCCGGCTCTTACGACCCCACGAACCCTCAT ACTCCTCCGCTCTCGCATTCTTTCGAACACTCGGCCAACTGCTCCGACGCTGGGTACGAGTATCCCACAACGCCCTTGTCCATGCCAGGGTCTCCTGGTATGATTCAGCACTAA
- a CDS encoding Putative CCR4-NOT transcription complex subunit 9, armadillo-like helical, with product MMPAQHVYGHHQFNPQADSAWMHQQSNQHHHAQQAAAAASAVQQQQQQQQQQQQQQQQHYNRLAGGHSTVPSLGNTHAADGGHDNISEDNRRTMAYIADLLNESTREAALLELSKKREQVPELALILWHSFGVMTSLLQEIISVYTLLNPSQLTAAASNRVCNALALLQCVASHNDTRTLFLNAHIPLFLYPFLNTTSKSRPFEYLRLTSLGVIGALVKNDSSEVINFLLTTEIIPLCLRIMETGSELSKTVAIFIVQKILLDDNGLNYICATYERFYAVGTVLSNMVAQLVEQQTARLLKHVVRCFLRLSDNARAREALRQCLPEPLRDATFSSVLRDDAATKRCLAQLLINLSDNVVEPTQGQHPGL from the exons ATGATGCCGGCACAGCACGTTTACGGACACCACCAATTTAATCCACAAGCCGACTCGGCATGGATGCATCAGCAGTCAAACCAGCACCACCATGCGCAGcaagctgctgccgccgcttctgccgtccagcagcagcagcaacaacaacagcagcagcagcagcagcagcagcagcactaCAATCGACTCGCTGGAGGTCACTCTACCGTTCCGTCCCTTGGCAACACGCATGCTGCGGATGGGGGTCACGATAACATTTCCGAGGACAATCGAAGGACTATGGCCTACATTGCTGACCTCTTGAACGAGAGCACTCGCGAGGCTGCCTTATTGGAACTCAGCAAGAAGAGAGAGCAGGTTCCTGAGCTGGCTCTCATCTTGTGGCATTCCTTTG GAGTCATGACATCGTTGCTGCAGGAAATCATTTCGGTCTACACCCTGCTGAATCCTTCTCAGCTTACGGCCGCAGCATCCAACCGGGTTTGCAATGCGCTGGCCCTTCTTCAGTGCGTTGCATCTCACAACGACACGCGCACGCTGTTTCTGAATG CCCATatccctctcttcctctaTCCCTTTCTCAATACGACATCGAAATCTAGGCCGTTTGAATACTTGCGATTGACGTCACtgggcgtcatcggcgcTCTTGTCAAGAATGACTCGTCCGAGGTTATCAACTTCCTGTTGACCACAGAAATAATCCCTCTATGCCTTCGTATTATGGAGACGGGCTCCGAGTTGAGTAAGACTGTGGCCATTTTCATTGTGCAGAAGATTCTCCTTGACGACAATGGCCTGAATTACATTTGCGCCACTTATGAACGCTTCTACGCCGTGGGAACTGTCCTCAGCAACATGGTCGCTCAGCTTGTTGAACAGCAAACTGCGCGTTTGCTTAAGCATGTCGTCAGGTGTTTTCTAAG GTTGAGCGATAATGCTCGAGCACGCGAAGCTCTCCGTCAATGCCTCCCTGAGCCTCTTCGAGATGCAACTTTCTCTTCCGTTCTTCGAGACGACGCGGCAACGAAGAGATGTCTAGCGCAACTCCTCATAAATCTTTCAGACAACGTCGTCGAACCGACCCAAGGGCAACACCCTGGCCTTTGA
- a CDS encoding Putative serine/threonine-protein kinase, active, which yields MPLPLPLSALTACTYFLRSARPLFRFHALLSFCLRFPSTPAPSHLQQVLTSLFPRPAAGQQSPAHLDPAQRADEPSQCRILLSCAAMTTAIPASSDPPAHAPPPHPPQSQSHSQPTVAARSLSTRTRPPVSASGPPPQRASSTSNHHHHRSRSQQLQYRSHSRQPPSTPPTTAATASALPVQELFPQHDYETADVVSYSKRSAPRDQPPSSSRANTSRPQRHGSTRSNHHSHHRAPDMPVSTAVANNVGPAPVSHGAPDPRSPGATSASKHTSKSRTTIPTPSGKWILGKTIGAGSMGKVKLARKEDTGEQVACKIIPRGSTEDGHQTKADKERADQSKEIRTAREAAIVTLLSHPNICGMRDVVRTNYHWYMLCEYVNGGQMLDYIISHGKLKEKQARKFSRQIASALDYCHRNSIVHRDLKIENILISKNGDIKIIDFGLSNLFAPRGHLKTFCGSLYFAAPELLQARAYTGPEVDVWSFGIVLYVLVCGKVPFDDQSMPALHAKIKKGLVDYPSWLSSECKHLLSRMLVTDPKQRATMQEVMNHPWMVKGYSGPPDNGLPPREPLALPLDSDVVNAMTGFNFGSPDAIRAQLTRTIESEEYQRAVKLYQREREMPQPTRDVEKKRGFGFDFYKRRNSGNSRDTLTAPSSEALQLGNDPLNAFSPLVSIYYLVREKQDRDHTEKNPGVLNAPREKPAIPEITPPQEAHTNSSAYEMPGERATGGRSRPRARTHGEDEAPDAIKNSQLSPTMPLSPEIPPEPLPKKESTAAGILRRFSTRRRRDPERSDRDRAHPPVVQVHSPSEAPPAPVPRKSFSIRRGRREREEPDPLPLRSGSSQPQHSDLLSPPLSAGVQSSRRKGLGRSTSVNSADLRRRGSTRALKEPPPTSGSDQSTTTDRQQPTPRETQQTRAASMRAKSLGHARRESIQQRRLRREEAKEANVPEETDQDQEQGDQSGVSTDRLDSSDLAKPVFLKGLFSVSTTSTKNVTEIRADIKRVLKGLGVDYTEIRGGFLCKHTPSIDLKKVQDPPGSPGQPPPGHRRRFSFGAIRSGDREREDLRETERGPTTPRGTTRNGAEQSYSNSDVSVDSVSREAGGSSRRVPGETSTHVQSDLGGSMVLEFEIFIVKVPLLSLHGIQFKRLVGNTWQYKNMADQVLRELRL from the exons ATGCCATTGCCATTGCCTCTGTCTGCCTTGACCGCCTGTACATACTTCTTACGCAGCGCTCGCCCCCTCTTTCGCTTTCACGCTCTCCTGTCTTTCTGCCTTCGGTTCCCATCAACCCCAGCCCCGTCCCATCTCCAACAGGTCCTGACCAGTCTGTTCCCccgtccagcagcaggacaGCAGTCGCCCGCACACCTTGACCCAGCACAGCGCGCCGACGAACCCTCGCAGTGCCGGATCCTCCTTTCCTGCGCTGCAATGACAACAGCAATCCCGGCGAGCTCTGATCCCCCAGCgcatgcccccccccctcacccaCCTCAATCTCAATCTCACTCTCAACCGACCGTCGCAGCGCGCTCCCTCTCTACCCGGACCCGGCCTCCTGTCTCCGCCTCTGGCCCTCCTCCACAACGtgcctcctccacctccaatcaccatcaccaccgcaGCCGAAGTCAACAACTCCAATATCGCTCCCACTCCCGACAACCCCCCTCTACACCTCCTACTAcagccgccaccgcctctGCCCTCCCCGTCCAGGAACTGTTTCCGCAACATGATTATGAAACTGCGGACGTAGTCTCTTACTCCAAGCGCTCCGCCCCTAGAGACCAACCGCCCTCGTCATCCCGTGCCAACACCTCGCGTCCTCAGCGTCACGGCAGTACCAGATCGAATCATCATTCTCATCATCGCGCCCCCGACATGCCCGTCAGCACTGCTGTCGCCAACAACGTCGGGCCTGCCCCTGTCAGCCATGGCGCGCCCGACCCTAGAAGCCCCGGCGCGACTTCCGCATCGAAGCATACCAGCAAATCCCGTACCACTATCCCTACCCCATCCGGCAAATGGATACTGGGCAAGACTATCGGCGCCGGTAGCATGGGCAAAGTGAAGCTGGCTCGCAAGGAGGACACGGGCGAGCAG GTTGCCTGCAAAATTATCCCTCGTGGCTCTACTGAGGATGGGCATCAAACCAAAGCCGACAAGGAGAGAGCCGATCAGTCCAAGGAGATCAGGACCGCCCGGGAAGCTGCCATCGTCACTCTTCTTAGCCATCCCAACATCTGCGGCATGCGAGACGTCGTGCGCACCAACTACCACTGGTACATGCTCTGCGAGTACGTCAATGGTGGACAGATGCTTGACTACATTATCTCCCACGGCAAATTGAAGGAGAAGCAAGCCCGTAAATTCAGCCGGCAGATCGCTAGCGCCCTCGACTACTGTCATCGGAACAGCATTGTTCACCGAGACCTCAAGATCGAGAATATCCTTATCAGCAAGAACGGGGATATCAAAATCATCGACTTTGGTTTGAGCAACCTCTTCGCTCCTCGCGGCCACCTTAAAACCTTCTGTGGTAGTCTATACTTCGCTGCCCCTGAGCTGCTCCAGGCCAGGGCCTACACGGGCCCCGAGGTTGATGTGTGGAGTTTTGGTATCGTTCTCTACGTTCTAGTCTGCGGGAAAGTCCCGTTCGACGACCAGAGCATGCCCGCCCTGCACgccaagatcaagaaggGTTTGGTCGATTACCCTAGTTGGCTTTCTAGTG AATGCAAGCACCTGCTCTCTCGTATGCTCGTCACCGATCCCAAACAGCGTGCCACAATGCAGGAAGTCATGAACCACCCATGGATGGTCAAAGGATACAGTGGTCCGCCTGACAATGGATTGCCGCCGCGAGAGCCACTTGCTCTCCCACTCGACTCTGACGTCGTCAACGCAATGACCGGCTTCAACTTTGGGTCTCCAGATGCCATCAGGGCCCAATTGACGCGCACCATCGAATCCGAAGAATACCAGCGTGCAGTAAAGCTGTACCAGCGCGAAAGAGAGATGCCTCAACCAACCAGAGACGTCGAAAAGAAGCGTGGTTTCGGCTTTGATTTTTATAAAAGAAGGAATTCGGGCAACAGCCGTGATACGCTTACGGCACCGAGTTCCGAGGCTCTGCAGCTTGGCAACGACCCCCTCAACGCGTTTAGCCCTTTGGTTTCAATTTACTACCTGGTGCGGGAGAAACAAGACCGCGACCATACTGAGAAGAATCCTGGGGTTCTGAATGCCCCCAGGGAAAAACCTGCGATCCCCGAAATCACACCACCGCAGGAAGCTCATACAAACTCATCGGCCTACGAGATGCCTGGTGAAAGGGCCACTGGGGGGcgctctcgtcctcgcgccAGAACCCAtggggaagacgaggcccCAGATGCCATCAAAAACTCACAGTTGTCGCCAACAATGCCACTTTCGCCAGAAATACCTCCCGAACCACTACCCAAAAAAGAGAGCACAGCAGCTGGCATCCTGCGGCGATTCAGCACCCGCAGGCGGAGAGATCCGGAGAGATCGGACAGGGACCGAGCCCACCCCCCGGTGGTTCAAGTCCACTCTCCGTCGGAGGCACCTCCCGCTCCAGTGCCCCGCAAGAGCTTCAGCATTCGGCGTGGCAGACGGGAACGTGAGGAACCCGATCCTCTCCCTCTGCGGTCCGGTAGTAGCCAGCCCCAGCATAGCGATCTCCTCAGCCCTCCCCTATCAGCCGGGGTTCAGTCGTCACGCCGCAAGGGTCTGGGCCGATCCACTAGCGTCAATTCTGCAGACTTGCGCCGCCGTGGATCAACCCGGGCCCTTAAGGAGCCGCCACCGACAAGTGGATCGGATCAGTCAACAACTACGGACAGACAGCAGCCTACCCCCAGAGAAACTCAGCAAACACGCGCGGCGTCCATGCGCGCTAAGTCCCTTGGCCACGCCAGGCGCGAGAGCATTCAACAGCGAAGACTTCGTCGGGAGGAGGCAAAAGAGGCAAATGTCCCGGAAGAGACAgaccaggaccaggaacAAGGCGACCAAAGTGGTGTTTCCACTGACAGGCTCGACAGCTCCGACTTGGCTAAGCCCGTTTTTCTCAAGGGCCTATTCAGTGTCTCGACAACTTCGACCAAGAACGTGACAGAAATCCGGGCGGATATCAAACGGGTGCTCAAGGGTCTTGGAGTTGACTACACAGAGATCAGGGGTGGCTTTCTGTGCAAACACACGCCCAGCATCGATCTCAAGAAAGTGCAGGACCCCCCCGGTAGTCCTGGGCAACCGCCTCCAGGGCATAGGAGACGCTTCAGCTTCGGAGCCATTCGAAGCGGCGACCGAGAGAGGGAAGATCTTCGCGAAACGGAGCGAGGACCTACCACGCCTCGCGGCACTACTAGGAACGGGGCAGAACAGAGTTACTCCAACTCGGACGTGTCAGTCGACAGTGTCTCCCGGGAGGCAGGAGGATCATCCCGAAGGGTCCCTGGTGAGACAAGCACACACGTTCAAAGCGACCTTGGTGGAAGCATGGTCTTGGAGTTTGAAATTTTCATCGTCAAGGTTCCACTGCTCTCTCTTCACGGAATTCAATTTAAGCGGCTGGTGGGAAACACGTGGCAGTACAAGAACATGGCTGATCAGGTTTTGAGGGAGCTTCGTCTATAG